The Halobaculum magnesiiphilum genome contains the following window.
CTCGTCTCGTGGTCGCCGGCGTGGCCCCATCCCTCGCCGAAGTGGTCCTCCAACTCGTCGCGCCCGAAGTCCGTCCAGTGGACGAAGTGGGCGCCGATGTCGTGGTCGCGGTTCAGCCGGTCGGTGGCGAGCGCGAGCGCCTCCTTGTTGCCGCCGTGGCAGTTGAGAAAGAGCACGCGCTCGGCGCCGTGGTCCGCGAGCGAGGCGCCGATGTCGATGAGGGCCTGCTTGTAGGTGTCCTGCGAGAGCGTGATCGTCCCGGGGAACGGCATGTGGTGCTCGCTGTACCCGTACGGGAGCGTCGGCGCGCGCAACAAGTCGAGGTCGTGGTCGGACGCGGCGTCGACGAGCTCCGCCGAGAGGTGCCCGGCGCGGAGGCTGTCGGTGGAGAGCGGCAGGTGGACGGAGTGCTGCTCGGTGCTGCCGGTGGGGACGACGACCGCGTCGGCGCCGAGGAAGGCGTCGCCCGCGTCCTCCCAAGTCATCGTCGCCAGATCGTGTTCGGTCTCGGGTTCGGGCATACGTCCGTGCCGGTCGCCCCGGGGCA
Protein-coding sequences here:
- a CDS encoding creatininase family protein — protein: MPEPETEHDLATMTWEDAGDAFLGADAVVVPTGSTEQHSVHLPLSTDSLRAGHLSAELVDAASDHDLDLLRAPTLPYGYSEHHMPFPGTITLSQDTYKQALIDIGASLADHGAERVLFLNCHGGNKEALALATDRLNRDHDIGAHFVHWTDFGRDELEDHFGEGWGHAGDHETSFVELVREDLVKSDRKEPQEADDLPETRSWTYFSDVTELGGLGDPTNSDPGFMEQVVANTTERILEALNEDIENGW